One window from the genome of Rhodopseudomonas sp. P2A-2r encodes:
- a CDS encoding MJ0042-type zinc finger domain-containing protein: protein MHIVCPNCTTAYAVNPATFGDAGRTVRCARCKEVWLAQPEDLARREALVPAAAAAPPPPPDDDMNAWGLTDDDSADQDQPLVESPSIASALPAEEPPENPAWAEEAQDEPALAPADAKTSRLSAALSRLRGLAPSMPARIPFLPRINSSIACAGMAALVLALMIWRVDVVKLMPQTASFYKAVGLGVNLRGLSFKDVKVATEEVDGKRVLVIEGNIVGDSHTKPVAMPRLRFVVRDEHGTEIYAWTAVLDQQGLNPGDKAWFKSRLASPPAEGRTIDVRFFNKRDIGA, encoded by the coding sequence ATGCATATCGTTTGTCCCAACTGTACGACAGCCTACGCCGTCAATCCGGCGACCTTCGGCGATGCCGGGCGCACTGTGCGCTGCGCGCGCTGCAAGGAAGTGTGGCTGGCGCAGCCGGAGGATCTCGCCCGTCGCGAGGCACTGGTTCCCGCAGCGGCCGCGGCACCACCGCCCCCGCCGGACGACGACATGAACGCCTGGGGTCTGACCGACGACGACAGCGCGGATCAGGATCAGCCGCTGGTCGAAAGCCCGTCGATCGCCAGCGCCTTGCCCGCCGAAGAGCCGCCCGAAAATCCCGCCTGGGCCGAAGAGGCCCAGGACGAACCGGCCCTCGCCCCGGCTGACGCCAAGACCTCGCGCCTGTCAGCCGCACTGTCACGCCTGCGCGGCCTGGCGCCATCGATGCCGGCCCGCATCCCGTTCCTGCCGCGCATCAACTCCTCGATCGCCTGCGCCGGCATGGCCGCCCTGGTGCTAGCCCTGATGATCTGGCGGGTCGACGTGGTCAAGCTGATGCCGCAAACCGCGTCATTTTACAAAGCCGTCGGCCTCGGCGTCAATTTGCGGGGCCTGTCGTTCAAGGACGTCAAGGTCGCCACCGAGGAGGTCGACGGCAAGCGCGTGCTGGTGATCGAGGGCAATATCGTCGGCGACAGCCACACCAAGCCCGTGGCGATGCCGCGGCTGCGCTTTGTTGTCCGTGACGAACACGGCACCGAGATCTACGCCTGGACGGCCGTGCTGGACCAGCAAGGCCTCAATCCCGGCGACAAGGCGTGGTTCAAGTCGCGGCTGGCGTCGCCGCCGGCAGAAGGCCGCACCATCGACGTGCGTTTCTTCAACAAGCGCGATATCGGCGCCTGA
- a CDS encoding response regulator: protein MPRVLIADDEESMRLLVARAIALDGHDIVTAQDGAEALEILTDQDGAFDLLLTDIKMPVMDGIALALAAARDFPDLTILLMTGFADQRERASGLNAIVHDVVTKPFSVADIRTAVADALASRTRD, encoded by the coding sequence ATGCCCCGCGTGCTGATCGCCGATGACGAGGAATCCATGCGCCTGCTGGTGGCGCGCGCCATCGCGCTGGACGGCCACGACATCGTGACCGCGCAGGACGGCGCCGAGGCCCTCGAGATCCTGACCGATCAGGACGGCGCCTTCGACCTGCTGCTGACCGACATCAAGATGCCGGTGATGGACGGCATCGCGCTGGCGCTGGCCGCCGCACGCGACTTTCCCGACCTGACCATCCTGCTGATGACCGGTTTCGCCGACCAGCGCGAACGCGCCTCCGGCCTCAATGCCATCGTCCACGACGTGGTCACGAAGCCGTTCTCCGTGGCGGACATCCGTACCGCGGTCGCGGATGCGCTGGCGTCGCGGACAAGGGATTAG
- the ftsE gene encoding cell division ATP-binding protein FtsE, producing the protein MVRFENVGLRYGLGPEILRDLSFQIPAHSFQFLTGPSGAGKTSLLRLLFLSMRPTRGLVTLFGKDISLLGKDQIADLRKRIGIVLQDFRLLDHMTTYENVALPFRVMGRDESSYRREVIDLLKWVGLGERMDALPPILSGGEKQRAAIARAVISRPHLLLADEPTGNVDPTLGRRLLRLFIELNKSGTAVIIATHDITLMDQYDARRMVLHQGRLHIYE; encoded by the coding sequence GTGGTCCGGTTCGAAAACGTCGGTCTGCGCTACGGGCTTGGCCCGGAGATTCTGCGCGACCTGAGTTTCCAGATTCCTGCGCACTCGTTCCAGTTCCTCACCGGCCCTTCCGGCGCCGGCAAGACGTCGCTGCTGCGCCTGCTGTTCCTGTCGATGCGGCCGACCCGCGGCCTGGTCACGCTGTTCGGCAAGGACATCTCCCTGCTCGGCAAGGACCAGATCGCCGACCTGCGCAAACGCATCGGCATCGTGCTGCAGGATTTCCGCCTGCTCGACCACATGACCACCTACGAGAATGTCGCACTGCCGTTCCGGGTCATGGGCCGCGACGAATCGAGCTACCGCCGCGAGGTCATCGACCTGCTGAAATGGGTGGGGCTGGGGGAGCGGATGGATGCGCTGCCGCCGATCCTGTCCGGCGGCGAGAAGCAGCGTGCGGCGATCGCGCGCGCGGTGATCTCGCGGCCGCATCTGCTGCTGGCCGACGAGCCGACCGGCAACGTCGATCCGACCCTCGGCCGGCGCCTGCTGCGGCTGTTCATCGAGCTCAACAAGTCCGGCACCGCCGTCATCATCGCGACCCACGATATCACGCTGATGGACCAGTACGACGCGCGGCGCATGGTGCTGCATCAGGGGCGGCTGCATATCTATGAGTAG
- the lysA gene encoding diaminopimelate decarboxylase, translating to MRHFDYRNGVFHAEGVNIAEVAEAVGTPFYCYSTATLERHYRVFSEAFADVKTLVCYAMKANSNQSVLRTLAKLGAGADVVSGGELKRALAAGIPPSKILFSGVGKTAAELRAALSEDILCINVESEPELELLSAIAAEMGRTARISVRVNPDVDSGGHAKITTGKSENKFGIPLSRARAVYARAAALPGIQVTGVDMHIGSQITDLAPMETAFRLLADFVTVLRSDGHTISHVDFGGGLGIPYYEDRAVPPEPAAYAAMVKRVSHNLGCTLMFEPGRMIVGNAGILVAKVIYVKHGDGKTFVIIDAAMNDLIRPTLYEAYHEILPVREAGADDAMIVADVVGPVCETGDYLALDRKLPAPKPGDLVAVMTAGAYGAVQAGTYNTRPLVPEVLVNGDQYAVVRPRVEVEDLIAMDKIAPWL from the coding sequence GTGCGCCATTTCGATTACCGCAACGGCGTGTTTCACGCCGAGGGTGTGAATATTGCCGAGGTGGCGGAAGCCGTCGGCACGCCGTTCTACTGTTATTCGACGGCGACGCTGGAGCGGCACTACCGGGTGTTCAGCGAGGCCTTTGCCGATGTGAAGACGCTCGTCTGCTACGCGATGAAGGCCAATTCCAACCAGTCGGTGCTGCGCACGCTGGCGAAGCTTGGCGCCGGTGCCGATGTGGTTTCCGGCGGCGAGCTGAAGCGCGCGCTGGCGGCCGGCATCCCGCCGTCGAAGATCCTGTTCTCCGGCGTCGGCAAGACTGCCGCCGAACTGCGCGCGGCGCTTTCGGAAGACATTCTCTGCATCAACGTCGAATCGGAGCCGGAGCTCGAACTGCTCTCGGCCATCGCCGCCGAGATGGGCCGCACTGCGCGGATTTCGGTGCGGGTCAATCCCGACGTGGATTCCGGCGGCCATGCCAAGATCACCACCGGCAAGTCGGAGAACAAGTTCGGCATTCCGCTCAGCCGCGCGCGTGCGGTCTATGCACGCGCCGCCGCATTGCCGGGCATTCAGGTCACCGGCGTCGACATGCATATCGGCAGCCAAATCACCGACCTCGCGCCGATGGAAACCGCGTTCCGGCTGCTGGCCGACTTCGTTACGGTGTTGCGCAGCGACGGCCATACCATCAGCCATGTGGATTTCGGCGGCGGTCTCGGCATCCCCTATTATGAGGATCGCGCGGTGCCGCCGGAGCCGGCGGCCTATGCCGCCATGGTCAAGCGCGTCAGCCACAACCTCGGCTGCACGCTGATGTTCGAGCCCGGCCGCATGATCGTCGGCAATGCCGGCATCCTGGTCGCCAAGGTGATTTACGTGAAGCACGGCGACGGCAAGACCTTTGTCATCATCGATGCCGCCATGAACGACCTGATCCGCCCCACACTGTACGAGGCCTATCACGAGATTTTGCCGGTCCGTGAAGCGGGCGCTGATGATGCGATGATCGTCGCCGACGTGGTCGGTCCTGTCTGCGAGACCGGCGACTATCTCGCGCTGGACCGCAAGCTGCCGGCGCCGAAGCCCGGCGACCTCGTGGCGGTGATGACCGCCGGTGCCTATGGCGCGGTGCAGGCTGGCACCTACAACACCCGCCCTCTGGTGCCCGAAGTGCTGGTCAACGGCGATCAATACGCCGTGGTCCGCCCGCGCGTGGAGGTCGAGGATCTCATCGCCATGGACAAGATCGCGCCCTGGCTGTGA
- a CDS encoding YdcF family protein, giving the protein MTVPLDEDPIDRPAARPRSRRGMLRAAFVVAFALTFMVGAIGFVGFLSQLRSAEARPGKKADGIVVLTGGSSRVSDAMELLAGGYGTRLLISGVHPTNGASEISRALPDSQLLISCCVDLDRSAVNTRSNAVETRRWARERNFRSLIVVTSNYHMPRAFVELSHEMPEIELIPFVVIGDRWRDEPWWTSGTTLRLLLSEYVKYLAAEVRVWLADHGIDLTPDGNEPQTDNAPRKPATASAN; this is encoded by the coding sequence ATGACCGTGCCGCTGGATGAGGACCCGATCGACAGACCGGCCGCGCGACCGCGCAGCCGCCGGGGCATGCTGCGCGCGGCTTTCGTTGTGGCCTTTGCGCTGACCTTCATGGTGGGTGCGATCGGCTTTGTCGGCTTCCTGTCGCAGTTGCGCAGCGCCGAGGCGCGGCCCGGCAAGAAGGCCGACGGCATCGTCGTGCTGACCGGCGGATCGTCGCGGGTCTCCGACGCGATGGAGTTGCTGGCCGGCGGCTACGGGACACGGTTGCTGATCTCAGGCGTGCATCCGACCAACGGCGCCAGCGAGATTTCGCGCGCTTTGCCGGACAGCCAGTTGCTGATCTCCTGCTGCGTCGATCTCGATCGCTCCGCGGTCAATACCCGCAGCAATGCCGTGGAGACCAGACGCTGGGCGCGGGAGCGCAACTTCCGCTCGCTGATCGTGGTCACCTCGAACTACCACATGCCGCGCGCCTTCGTTGAGCTGTCCCACGAGATGCCGGAGATCGAACTGATCCCGTTCGTGGTCATCGGCGACAGATGGCGCGACGAGCCGTGGTGGACTTCGGGCACCACGCTGCGCCTGCTGCTGTCCGAATATGTCAAATATCTCGCTGCCGAGGTCAGGGTCTGGCTGGCCGACCACGGCATCGACTTGACGCCCGACGGCAATGAGCCGCAAACCGACAACGCGCCGCGCAAGCCGGCCACCGCCTCCGCCAATTGA
- the argH gene encoding argininosuccinate lyase: protein MSNKMWGGRFSERPDAIMEEINVSIDVDRHLYAQDIAASKAHAAMLAKQGIITASDAKNIAKGLDTILSEIEQGKFTFKRALEDIHMNVESRLTEIMGPAAGRLHTARSRNDQVATDFRLYVRDTLDETDAALAALQLALVDRALEHAETVMPGFTHLQTAQPVTFGHHLMAYVEMTARDRGRFQDARKRLNESPLGAAALAGTSFPIDRHATAKALGFDRPMNNSLDAVSDRDFVLETLSAASICAVHLSRLAEEIVIWTSPLVGLVRLSDKFTTGSSIMPQKRNPDAAELVRAKTGRIIGALTGLLIVMKGLPLAYQKDMQEDKQGAMEAFGALSLAIRAMTGMVLDIVPDEARMHAAAGEGYATATDLADWLVRTLKMPFRDAHHVTGRIVARASKDGVALHELPLAEMQAIEPKITAAVMAVLSVESSVKSRVSYGGTAPKNVKAQAKSWLKRLEKERKLG, encoded by the coding sequence ATGAGCAACAAGATGTGGGGCGGTCGGTTCAGCGAGCGCCCCGACGCGATCATGGAAGAAATCAATGTTTCCATCGACGTCGATCGCCACCTTTATGCCCAGGACATTGCCGCGTCCAAGGCGCATGCCGCCATGCTCGCCAAGCAAGGCATTATCACGGCCAGTGATGCGAAAAATATCGCCAAGGGTCTAGACACGATCCTGTCAGAAATCGAGCAGGGCAAATTCACCTTCAAGCGCGCGCTCGAGGACATTCACATGAATGTCGAGAGCCGGCTGACCGAGATCATGGGCCCGGCCGCCGGGCGGCTGCATACCGCACGCTCGCGCAACGACCAGGTCGCCACCGATTTCCGGCTCTATGTCCGCGATACCCTCGACGAGACCGATGCCGCTTTGGCCGCGCTGCAGCTGGCGCTGGTGGATCGGGCGCTCGAGCACGCCGAGACGGTGATGCCGGGCTTCACCCATCTGCAGACCGCACAGCCGGTCACCTTCGGCCATCATCTGATGGCCTATGTCGAGATGACGGCGCGCGACCGCGGCCGCTTCCAGGATGCGCGCAAGCGGCTCAACGAAAGCCCGCTCGGCGCCGCGGCGCTGGCCGGCACCTCGTTCCCGATCGACCGCCACGCCACCGCCAAGGCGCTCGGCTTCGATCGTCCCATGAACAATTCGCTCGACGCGGTGTCCGACCGCGACTTCGTGCTGGAGACCCTGTCGGCAGCCTCGATCTGCGCGGTGCACCTGTCGCGCTTGGCCGAGGAGATCGTGATCTGGACCTCGCCGCTGGTCGGGCTTGTCCGTCTCAGCGACAAGTTCACCACCGGCTCGTCCATCATGCCGCAGAAGCGCAACCCCGACGCCGCCGAACTGGTGCGCGCCAAGACCGGCCGCATCATCGGCGCGCTCACCGGGCTGCTGATCGTCATGAAGGGCCTGCCGCTGGCCTATCAAAAGGATATGCAGGAGGACAAGCAGGGCGCCATGGAGGCCTTCGGCGCGCTGTCGCTGGCGATTCGCGCCATGACCGGCATGGTCCTCGACATCGTTCCGGACGAGGCCCGCATGCACGCTGCGGCCGGCGAGGGCTATGCCACCGCCACCGATCTCGCCGACTGGCTGGTGCGGACCCTGAAAATGCCGTTCCGCGATGCCCATCATGTCACCGGCCGGATCGTCGCCAGGGCATCGAAGGACGGCGTGGCGCTGCACGAACTGCCGCTGGCGGAGATGCAGGCCATCGAGCCGAAGATCACCGCCGCGGTGATGGCGGTGCTGTCAGTGGAATCCTCGGTGAAAAGCCGGGTCAGCTATGGCGGCACGGCGCCGAAAAACGTCAAGGCGCAGGCCAAGTCCTGGCTCAAGCGGCTGGAAAAAGAGCGAAAATTGGGCTGA
- the lptM gene encoding LPS translocon maturation chaperone LptM, with the protein MNLTTRPASSRWALLVLTATALALAGCGRKGGLDLPPQSSAQPLAGSAAAVDPDADGAAGKGSALFSTAPGDNGQPLAAKGRKKPFLLDPLLD; encoded by the coding sequence GTGAATCTGACGACCCGCCCTGCGTCTTCGCGATGGGCTCTTCTTGTTCTGACCGCTACCGCACTGGCCCTGGCCGGTTGCGGCCGTAAGGGCGGGCTCGATCTGCCGCCGCAGTCGTCTGCGCAGCCGCTGGCCGGCTCCGCGGCGGCAGTTGATCCGGATGCGGACGGCGCGGCCGGCAAGGGTTCAGCCCTGTTCAGTACCGCTCCCGGCGACAACGGCCAGCCGTTGGCCGCCAAGGGGCGCAAGAAGCCGTTCCTCCTCGACCCGCTGCTGGACTAA
- a CDS encoding TIGR02302 family protein, with protein sequence MSGSPPDRPVPSRDPDALAQHQLAQALLRARVAIGWERLWPHLARLSSMVGLFLVVSWAGLWLALPFIARAIGLGLFVLLALASLFPLRKFRWPSRDDGLARLDRGTGIRHRPVTALADTLASKDPVALALWQAQRERTLASVKRIRAGLPSPRLALHDPWALRALVIVAMVATFIAAGGERVQRIAAAFDWNGVLAPANVRVDAWVTPPLYTGKPPIILSAANKDAAAADAAALPVPAGSTLIVRSSGGALDVALGGGVTEVAPTAEAPKGTNERHFTIAGNGTAHVRAPSGQPVWTFTATADRAPSIALAKDPERQARGSLQMSYKLEDDYGVTEAHAQFALRNADAKGDKPRPLFEPPGFALVLPNARTRNGVGQTVKDLSEDPYAGADVTLTLTAKDEAANEGKSEPFNTRLPERLFTKPLPRALIEQRRNLALDANQSSQVAVALAALMIAPEAFTPEAGQYLGLRSVATQLDRARTDAALREVVASLWALAVTIEDGDITDVDKALKAAQEALKQALERGASDEEIKKLTENLRAALDKFLKQLAEQMKQNPQQLARPLDPNTKVMRQQDLNNMIERMERLSRSGDKDAAKQLLEQMQQMLENLQMAQPGQSGDGEMEQALNELGDMIRKQQQLRDKTFKQGQDSRRDRMRGKPGEQGMGDLQQDQQSLRDRLKKLQDQLAKQGLGKGQKGEKGEKGQGGEQGQGEQGDGDGLGDADNAMGDASGRLGEGNADGAVDSQGRALDALRKGAQSLAQAMQQGDGEGQGDGPGNAPGRQQSGGRDTDPLGRPLRGRELGDDLTVKIPGEIDVQRVRRILEELRRRLGDTSRPQLELDYIERLLKDY encoded by the coding sequence TTGAGCGGTTCGCCCCCCGACCGACCAGTACCATCGCGCGATCCCGACGCGCTGGCGCAGCATCAGCTGGCGCAGGCGCTGCTGCGGGCGCGTGTCGCGATCGGGTGGGAGCGGCTGTGGCCGCATTTGGCCCGCCTGTCCAGCATGGTTGGCCTGTTTCTGGTCGTCTCGTGGGCGGGGCTTTGGCTGGCGCTGCCGTTCATCGCCCGGGCCATCGGGCTCGGCCTGTTCGTGCTGCTGGCCCTGGCATCGCTGTTTCCGCTACGCAAATTCCGCTGGCCGAGCCGCGACGACGGCCTTGCCCGGCTCGACCGCGGTACCGGCATCCGCCATCGCCCGGTCACCGCGCTTGCCGATACGCTGGCCTCGAAGGACCCCGTCGCGCTGGCGCTGTGGCAGGCGCAGCGCGAACGCACTTTGGCCTCGGTCAAGCGGATCCGCGCCGGGCTGCCGTCGCCGCGGCTCGCGCTTCACGATCCGTGGGCGCTGCGAGCCCTGGTGATCGTGGCCATGGTCGCCACCTTCATCGCCGCCGGCGGCGAGCGCGTCCAGCGAATCGCCGCGGCGTTCGACTGGAACGGCGTGCTGGCGCCGGCCAATGTCCGCGTCGATGCCTGGGTCACCCCGCCGCTTTATACCGGCAAGCCGCCCATCATCCTGTCCGCTGCCAACAAGGATGCCGCCGCCGCAGATGCTGCCGCGCTACCGGTGCCGGCCGGCAGCACGCTGATCGTGCGCTCCAGCGGCGGCGCGCTCGATGTCGCGCTCGGCGGCGGCGTTACCGAGGTCGCGCCGACCGCGGAAGCGCCCAAGGGCACCAACGAGCGGCACTTCACCATCGCCGGCAACGGCACCGCCCATGTCCGCGCGCCCTCGGGCCAGCCGGTCTGGACCTTCACCGCAACGGCGGACCGCGCCCCGAGCATCGCGCTGGCCAAGGATCCGGAACGCCAGGCCCGCGGCTCGCTGCAGATGTCCTACAAGCTCGAGGACGATTACGGCGTCACCGAAGCCCACGCGCAATTCGCCTTACGCAACGCCGATGCCAAGGGCGACAAGCCGCGGCCGCTGTTCGAGCCGCCGGGCTTCGCGCTGGTGCTGCCCAATGCGCGGACCCGCAACGGCGTCGGCCAGACCGTCAAGGACCTCAGCGAGGATCCCTATGCGGGCGCCGATGTGACGCTGACGCTGACCGCCAAGGACGAGGCCGCCAACGAAGGCAAAAGCGAGCCGTTCAATACCAGACTGCCGGAGCGGTTGTTCACCAAGCCGCTGCCGCGCGCGCTGATCGAGCAGCGCCGCAATCTGGCGCTCGACGCCAACCAGAGTTCGCAGGTTGCGGTGGCGCTCGCCGCGCTGATGATCGCGCCGGAAGCGTTCACGCCGGAGGCGGGCCAGTATCTCGGCCTGCGCAGCGTCGCCACCCAGCTCGACCGCGCCCGCACCGATGCGGCGCTGCGCGAGGTGGTGGCCAGCCTTTGGGCGCTTGCCGTGACCATCGAGGACGGCGACATCACCGACGTCGACAAGGCGCTGAAGGCGGCCCAGGAGGCGCTCAAGCAGGCGCTGGAGCGCGGCGCCAGCGACGAGGAGATCAAGAAGCTCACCGAAAATCTGCGCGCGGCGCTCGACAAGTTCCTGAAACAGCTGGCCGAGCAGATGAAGCAGAATCCGCAGCAGCTGGCGCGTCCGCTCGATCCCAACACCAAGGTGATGCGGCAGCAGGACCTCAACAACATGATCGAGCGCATGGAGCGGCTGTCGCGCTCCGGCGACAAGGACGCCGCCAAGCAGCTGCTCGAACAGATGCAGCAGATGCTCGAGAACCTGCAGATGGCGCAGCCCGGCCAGTCCGGCGACGGCGAGATGGAGCAGGCGCTCAACGAGCTCGGCGACATGATCCGCAAGCAGCAGCAGCTCCGCGACAAGACCTTCAAGCAGGGTCAGGATTCGCGGCGCGACCGGATGCGCGGCAAGCCCGGTGAGCAGGGCATGGGCGACCTGCAGCAGGACCAGCAGAGCCTGCGCGATCGCCTGAAGAAATTGCAGGACCAACTCGCCAAGCAGGGCCTGGGCAAGGGACAGAAGGGCGAAAAAGGCGAAAAGGGTCAGGGCGGCGAACAGGGCCAGGGCGAGCAGGGTGACGGCGATGGCCTCGGCGATGCCGACAACGCCATGGGCGACGCCAGCGGCCGGCTCGGCGAAGGCAATGCCGACGGCGCGGTGGATTCCCAGGGCCGTGCCCTCGATGCTCTGCGCAAGGGCGCGCAGTCGCTGGCACAGGCGATGCAGCAGGGTGACGGCGAGGGCCAGGGCGACGGTCCCGGCAACGCACCGGGCCGCCAGCAGAGTGGTGGACGCGACACCGATCCGCTCGGTCGGCCGCTGCGCGGCCGCGAACTCGGCGACGATCTGACGGTGAAGATTCCCGGCGAGATCGACGTCCAGCGGGTCCGCCGCATCCTCGAGGAACTGCGCCGCCGCCTCGGCGACACCAGCCGCCCGCAGCTCGAGCTCGACTACATCGAACGGCTGCTGAAGGATTATTGA